A DNA window from Hordeum vulgare subsp. vulgare chromosome 1H, MorexV3_pseudomolecules_assembly, whole genome shotgun sequence contains the following coding sequences:
- the LOC123451209 gene encoding ketol-acid reductoisomerase, chloroplastic yields MPATCEAQTTRNRNIFTARARDSRLHDRGAALVSASRPSGASDGQAPGGPYKSTHPSSQVTRTAPHQPPRPQQHSRGQPLAPQRDAAPTMAAPTSSTLAPFPHPKTLAAAGGSSSISSSVAFSPAASHPACALTRRRAVAAMVAAPAKVGAAMPSLDFDTAVFNKEKVSLAGHEEYIVRGGRNLFPLLPEAFKGVKQIGVIGWGSQGPAQAQNLRDSLVEAKSDIVVKIGLRKGSKSFEEARGAGFTEEDGTLGDIWETVSGSDLVLLLISDSAQADNYEKIFSHMKPNSILGLSHGFLLGHLQSHGLDFPKNISVVAVCPKGMGPSVRRLYVQGKEVNGAGINASFAVHQDVDGRATDVALGWSVALGSPFTFATTLEQEYKSDIFGERGILLGAVHGIVEALFRRYTEQGMDEESAYKSTVEGITGIISKTISKKGMLEVYNSLSAEGKKEFNKAYSASFYPCMDILYECYEDVASGSEIRSVVLAGRRFYDKEGLPAFPMGKIDQTRMWKVGEKVRSTRPDGDLGPLHPFTAGVYVALMMAQIEVLRKKGHSYSEIINESVIESVDSLNPFMHARGVAFMVDNCSTTARLGSRKWAPRFDYILTQQAFVTVDKDAPINQDLISNFMSDPVHGAIEVCAELRPTVDISVTADADFVRPELRQSA; encoded by the exons ATGCCAGCAACGTGCGAGGCGCAAACCACCAGAAATCGAAACATATTTACTGCCCGTGCACGTGACTCCAGACTACACGACAGAGGAGCCGCGCTTGTGAGCGCATCGCGGCCGTCGGGAGCATCGGACGGCCAGGCGCCAGGCGGGCCGTATAAATCCACCCATCCATCCAGCCAGGTCACCCGCACCGCACCTCACCAACCTCCCCGGCCGCAGCAGCACAGCAGAGGGCAGCCCTTGGCTCCGCAGAGAGACGCGGCACCCACGATGGCGGCGCCCACCTCCTCCACCCTCGCCCCCTTCCCCCACcccaaaaccctagccgccgccggagGCTCCTCGTCCATCTCATCCTCCGTCGCCTTCTCCCCGGCCGCCTCGCACCCCGCATGCGCCCTCACACGCCGCCGGGCGGTCGCCGCCATGGTCGCGGCCCCGGCCAAGGTCGGCGCCGCCATGCCCTCGCTCGACTTcgacaccgccgtcttcaacaaggAGAAGGTCTCCCTCGCCGGCCACGAGGAG TACATCGTCAGGGGCGGGCGGAACCTCTTCCCGCTGCTCCCGGAGGCCTTCAAGGGCGTCAAGCAGATCGGGGTCATCGGATGGGGCTCACAG GGTCCGGCGCAGGCCCAGAACCTGAGGGATTCCTTGGTGGAAGCCAAgtctgacatcgtcgtcaag ATTGGTCTCAGGAAAGGTTCCAAGTCTTTTGAGGAAGCACGTGGTGCTGGATTCACTGAGGAGGACGGAACATTGGGGGACATATGGGAGACAGTTTCAGGCAGCGACCTTGTGCTGCTGTTGATCTCAGATTCTGCACAG GCAGACAACTATGAGAAGATCTTCTCTCACATGAAACCAAACAGCATTCTTGGTTTATCTCATGGGTTTCTCCTTGGTCATTTGCAATCACATGGCCTTGATTTCCCAAAGAACATCAGCGTGGTTGCTGTATGTCCCAAGGGAATGGGCCCGTCGGTTCGGAGACTGTATGTTCAGGGCAAGGAAGTAAACGGTGCTGGCATCAACGCTAGCTTTGCTGTTCACCAG GATGTTGATGGAAGGGCAACTGATGTTGCTCTTGGATGGTCGGTTGCACTAGGATCCCCGTTCACCTTTGCTACTACTCTAGAACAGGAGTACAAGAGTGATATCTTTGGGGAGCGAG GAATTTTGCTGGGTGCTGTCCATGGCATCGTGGAGGCTCTGTTTAGGAGATACACAGAGCAAGGAATGGATGAGGAGTCGGCATACAAAAGCACTGTTGAGGGCATCACTGGAATCATCTCAAAGACCATCTCAAAGAAG GGGATGCTTGAGGTATACAACTCCTTGAGCGCGGAAGGCAAAAAGGAGTTCAACAAGGCATACAGtgcatcattttacccttgcatGGACATCCTCTACGAATGCTATGAAGATGTTGCCTCTGGAAGTGAAATCCGGAGTGTTGTGTTGGCTGGTCGGAGGTTTTAT GACAAGGAAGGCCTTCCTGCTTTCCCTATGGGCAAAATCGACCAAACTCGCATGTGGAAGGTCGGCGAAAAGGTGCGCTCGACCCGGCCAGATGGTGACCTTGGCCCACTCCACCCCTTCACGGCTGGAGTTTACGTTGCACTTATGATGGCCCAG ATCGAGGTGCTGAGGAAGAAGGGTCACTCCTACTCTGAGATCATCAACGAGAGCGTGATCGAGTCAGTGGACTCGCTGAACCCGTTCATGCACGCGCGTGGGGTGGCCTTCATGGTGGACAACTGCTCGACGACGGCCCGGCTGGGGTCGAGGAAGTGGGCGCCCCGCTTCGACTACATCCTGACCCAGCAGGCGTTTGTGACGGTGGACAAGGATGCGCCCATCAACCAGGACCTCATCAGCAACTTCATGTCGGACCCCGTCCACGGCGCCATCGAGGTCTGCGCCGAGCTGAGGCCCACCGTCGACATCTCGGTGACGGCCGATGCTGACTTCGTGCGTCCGGAGCTCCGGCAGTCTGCCTAG